The Epinephelus lanceolatus isolate andai-2023 chromosome 14, ASM4190304v1, whole genome shotgun sequence genome has a window encoding:
- the ska3 gene encoding SKA complex subunit 3, with amino-acid sequence MDPTARFFTKLKKMAVTLESETAKLQQVFENRNKDGDSETTAKAMRAYHELNCDVGTLKGQIQGQLAQQKAQENEVSSFINACRVMEQRVSKDIQSLRAHWEKYGYKAPCDTQRPTKSKVRESEAEHDAASKNETMSAEGEEGSVEEAEGNHSSSPPKVGPPPFTDMLRTPQLSDFGLSEMQLKRTLAGAEWCSEVPPMPEMNLPHPTLNTPAPPPMPLTPKCALRMDDDELQTPQMHDFGISEHTMCLNNDFTMDLFRKNTEKPQRPSQDVPVPPVNSLMESLQTKAQTLESPEPPVFCTPGFKIRKTNGHCSPPAQGNGDPESPGHPGNLPTTPEVPAFQTPYVNRLVSTKKSAVQPELVNMQADDDNHTFELPTPRNGATGSKRTWEYDVPDISIMGVEDKQMPEMPNLESVLGNSLQNRSAKMLKKANEHEKMTKELTVNRLELDGPTQEFSFGTPRMRMYDQEPSTPEMPDLSSITQDICKLVSQAQLKKTAMAVVHPNVRPENVKSRAVSLSVVSESEFRSLPSYLRQMTLQSLNQAVNSINKFLAESPGEQTEFQMEELRRICSVGTKMPVYILCLTELKRLTHTGGARNTSVYKLNTHN; translated from the exons ATGGACCCGACAGCACGGTTCTTCACCAAGCTGAAGAAGATGGCGGTGACTCTGGAGTCAGAAACTGCGAAGCTACAACAGGTCTTTGAAAACCGCAACAAGGACGGTGACAGCG AGACCACAGCGAAAGCTATGCGAGCATATCACGAGCTGAACTGTGATGTCGGCACCCTGAAG GGGCAGATCCAGGGTCAGCTTGCTCAGCAGAAAGCGCAGGAGAACGAGGTGAGCAGCTTCATTAACGCCTGTCGAGTGATGGAGCAGAGGGTCAGTAAGGACATCCAGTCACTGAGGGCACACTGGGAAAAATACGGTTACAAAGCTCCCTGTGACACCCAGAGACCGACCA AGAGCAAAGTTCGAGAGTCAGAGGCTGAACATGACGCAGCAAGTAAGAATGAAACTATGTcagcagagggagaagagggAAGCGTGGAGGAGGCAGAAGGTAATCACTCCTCATCGCCTCCAAAAGTGGGGCCGCCGCCCTTCACTGACATGCTGCGAACACCGCAGCTCTCTGACTTCGGCCTCTCTGAGATGCAGCTGAAGAGAACTCTGGCTGGGGCGGAGTGGTGCTCTGAGGTGCCCCCTATGCCCGAGATGAACCTCCCTCATCCCACACTCAACACGCCCGCACCACCACCCATGCCTTTAACCCCCAAATGTGCCCTGCGGATGGATGACGATGAGTTACAGACACCTCAGATGCATGACTTTGGCATTTCAGAGCACACCATGTGTCTGAACAACGACTTTACAATGGATCTGTTCCGGAAGAACACTGAGAAGCCCCAGAG ACCGTCACAAGACGTACCCGTACCACCAGTTAACTCTCTGATGGAGAGTTTGCAGACAAAAG CACAGACCTTGGAGTCCCCAGAACCACCTGTATTTTGCACACCGGGGTTTAAGATCAGAAAGACCAACGGTCACTGCTCCCCACCTGCCCAAGGCAATGGTGACCCAGAGTCCCCCGGTCACCCTGGAAACCTGCCTACCACACCTGAGGTCCCAGCGTTTCAAACCCCATACGTGAACCGACTGGTCAGCACCAAAAAG AGTGCTGTGCAGCCCGAGCTTGTCAACATGCAGGCTGATGATGACAACCACACCTTTGAGCTTCCAACACCTCGTAACGGAGCGACCGGCTCCAAACGCACCTGGGAATACGACGTGCCGGATATCTCCATCATGGGGGTGGAAGACAAGCAGATGCCAGAGATGCCAAACCTTGAGTCTGTTTTGGGAAATTCTTTACAAAAT AGAAGTGCCAAAATGCTGAAGAAGGCTAACGAGCATGAGAAGATGACCAAGGAGCTCACTGTCAACCGACTGGAGCTGGACGGACCCACCCAGGAGTTCAGCTTTGGGACACCTCGCATGAGGATGTACGACCAAGAGCCCAGCACCCCGGAGATGCCAGACCTCAGCTCCATTACACAAGACATCTGTAAA CTTGTGTCTCAGGCTCAGCTGAAGAAGACGGCCATGGCTGTCGTGCACCCAAACGTCAGGCCAGAAAATGTTAAAAGCAG AGCTGTGAGTCTGTCTGTGGTGTCGGAGAGCGAGTTCAGGAGTTTACCCAGCTACCTGAGGCAGATGACTCTACAGAGCCTCAACCAGGCGGTCAACAGCATCAACAAATTCTTGGCAGAGAGTCCAG